The window CACGTAATAACTGCGTAAACCCGGACATTTCCGCTTCGAATTCGATCCAGGAAATGGTGTTTCCATCCAAAAATCTGCGTAAAGACAATGTTTCTGCTCCTGTGGAATTCAGTCCACCTTCGCAGGTTACAGCACTGCTCACATCGACCGAAGCCAAGGGGCCAAAGTGCTCCTTCGAATAAATTCCACTGGGATAGCAAAAATGTCTGAGCATGCGTCCGGTAAGCGGTTCCAAGACCTTGCGATTTTGCTCAATTTCCTCCCGGACAAGTTCCGGCTGAACAGGGAGCCTGTGGCGGTGGGCGTGCAGCTGAATATCTATTCCTGCCTCCGATGCTTCACGGATTTCCTCCAACGTCATCAAGGTAAACTGCCTAGTACTTACGATAGTTGAGTAATCCACCGCCAGGCGCTTCCCGAGTTCCTGGCAAAGGAGTACTCGTTGTTCCTCATCCATATGGTTTTCCGCATGGTCGATGATCTTCCATACGGCCTCTTTCTTCGATGCACTGTCCTGAAGGCATATTTCTCCCGTCTGCTCAACTCCTAAACCATTAAAGCTCAACGTGGTTTCCGTTGTCTTCCAAAACATATACTGAACCACGATACGGAACACCGGGTTCCCTTTAAGACAATAATATGTAGTTACATACACGGTGCAGGGAATATGAAGATTTAATAGCACAGGTAATGCCTTTTTCATGACGCTGTAAAATCCATCATCGATAGTTAATACTGTAGGGCAAGCCGTTAAATTCCCTTTTTGCAACCCCTCGATAGCTTCCTCAAGGGGTAAAACGGGATAACCATTTTGAGAAAGGTATTCCATTCGTTTTCGAAAAAGCTCACTATCCATGTACACTTCCGGCCAGAAAACATGTTCATCACAAATAGAAAAACCATGGTAACAGAGAATCCTGAGTTTTCTCCGGGTCAGCCAGCGCGCCAGATGAAAACATCCAATAAACTTGCAAAAATAGTAGAACTTTATTTTCAGCATATCGATTTCAGTTGGCGGATTATCAATCGGCTGGGTTTTCTACGTAAAATGTGATTTATAGAGTAGCAGTGTTAAGAAAACGGAAACGTGGCTTGCTTCAAGTACCCTACGCTTTTATGGTATCACCCCTCGAATGACAGGAGGTTGTGGGTATTTGATGCTTGTCCCCGGGGGAGAATCAGAAATATTCAACTCATCTATCCAAATAGTTTGAGCCACTGGAGATCCCACGCCGATATACGGGCTCAGTACAAATTGCTTCCATTTCATCGTTGGATGCTGCCCGGTGCGGTATGCCACGTTAGTGTTACTGTATTGGAGAACATCATCCAGCCATAACTCTGCCTTCCCGTCCGCAACAGCGATGCCGTTGGAGATGGAGTTCATTTTCAAGTGAGTTGTCACCTTATGCCAAGCGCTCTTGTTCCCGGATGTGAAGACAGCTGAAGAGTCGTACCTCTTGCCGTTCCGCCACGTCGGGCTCGCCCAGTAGCATTCCACAGACGACGGAGAGTCCGGGATCAGCCTGCCGGAGCATCCACTCACGTCCCGGTTCTCCGTCACTCCAACACGGTTCTGCAACGGAGAAGGAGTCTGTACCTGATAACCGGGAATGTTCTTCGAGTCTTGAGTGGACACGCGAAACACGCCGGTAGTCCCTGCCGCCCCCCAGTTCTCCTCGATATACGTAGTCAAATAGTTCACCGCAGGGCCATCGTAATTTCCGTCCAGATCGCTAAGGATATAGAATATATGAGGATGATCTATACTGCCCGAACCGGTCCAGTTGGAGGAGCGCTTTACATAATAGGTTATGTACAGTTCCTCCGATGGAGTGATCAGATAACGCTTCGGCGTACCTCCGGTGCATCCGGTGGCCCCAACTCCAAACGCACATGAATATGATCCGGCCCCGGCGTACTTCTCGACAGTAGATACCGAGGAAACGGTGGCATCCGTGTCGTACCAGCCCCGTGAGGCAAAGGAACTGTCATCGAAGTGTTCCGTCAGAAGCAGCCCAGGGCTTGAAAAACTGGGGGTCGCGAAGGTCAAGAGGACCACCAGGAAAAGGAATGCCGCTGGACCGGAGAACATGGACGGTGGCTTGGTAAATTTCGATCGTGCCTGCAGGGGCAACTCCAGTTCCGTACTGTGACGATATTGCCTGCCTGTCTCCATCCTTCCATCCCTCCTCACCTTACCAGGGTGATCGATTACGGAACCGAAGACTCCATCGGGAGAGTTCATTGTATTGATTGAATCGCAGGAGGCGCAGGAGGCGCAGGAGTAGGCGTAGGAGGAGGTGGCGAACTGATTATGCCACCGACATAAGGACCGATCCGCCCCGTCGTGCTGAACGCGAAATCGTCCTGGTCGTAGTACATAACCCGGCCATTGTTCAGCGTGTGGTTGTTGGAAGGGACCAGAATCCTTCCGATGCCCGTCCACCCTGCGGCGGTGGCGTTCCATCCCAACTTCTCCCACGCCTTCGTTCCGTTGATGTAAAACTCAAGAATCGCAGGATTTGCGATCTTGAAGTGCCATTCTATCAACTGCCATTGCCCGTTGCTTAGTTGCGTTACAGGGTCGAATCCGAGTTGAGTCGCACCACATCCGGAACCGTAATCGTCGAAATTACCCGTTGTCCCGTACGACTGCATTTCACACCCGGATCCCCGCAATGATGAGAATGCAATCGACGGCACGGAGGAGGTGTTGTACAGGTACAGCATCTTCTGCCACAGGCCTGTGGCCCCTCCGGTGTTCGCCGCGTTGAATCCGGCCTCCCACCGCGCATAGTAACGAATCCACAATTCGGTTGGCCGTGGGTTGAACCGGAAGTCGGCCATGCCTGACCCCGAGTTGTTGCTATCTCCATACCATTGTCGGAATCCCTTGCCGCCCGCACCGCCGGGGTAGTTGGCGGCGGATGTTATCTTGAATCCGTGGGCCGAGTCGGTGTACCACGTCCCGTAGGTGTTAACCTTCTCACAATTGGTCGTTCCTTCGTACGGGTCTGGATTCGGTGGAATAAGACCCTGATCGAAGTCGGCACAAGACACTGCGGACGCGGAGTGCGGAAGCGACGTTATCGTGTCAAACGCCGCCTCCCCGCGAAACGGGAAGGCGAGGACAGAGAGAATGAGGAAAATGTAGGTCTTCTTCATAACAAGCAACTCCTCCTTATTCATTTCCAAAGTGGCTTACCATAAAATACAAATGTGCAATATTTGTGCCGAGTCACAGAATACCCATTCAAAACATACCCTTCATCGGCAATTCCCTAAATAATTAATTGATTTTATTGAACTTTCTCTTTGATATGAAAATACAGACGGGATGCGAAAGAAGGTTTAAAGTTACTGATTTCTTTCAGTTTCGTAATTGCATTTCCATTAATTGGATTTCTTACTTTAAATATCATTGGTAGACCAAATATTCCATCTTTTACTCCTTTAAAATACGCCAATAAACCTGATGATCGAAATGAAAAGAAGAACATTAAGGCTAGCGTGCGTAGAGTATAATAAATCGCATAGTGCCATGGTAGATTCTTCCAGGACACCCAAATTCCATTTCGTGTTAAATAATAATATGCTCTCCCGTGAGGGCGACCGATGTCGGATTTTTTATGAATTACTTTAACACCAGGGAAGTACATGATTTTTAATCCGTTATTTATCATCCTTAGCGCTAAGTCGCCTCCTTCGTGTCCGATGAACAATGGCATAAAATACGCCTCGCCAAGTATATCGAAGGTTTTCCTTCTAAATACAACAGCACCTTCGGAAATATGATACGTTTCAAACTCTTTATCGCAATATTCAAATCGATCTCTTGGGTGACACCACGAATAATGGTCCAATCCCCCACTTGGCGTTAGCACCTTAAAACTTGCAGCAAAAACATCAGGATTATTTTCCATGTATTTCAATATATAATTCAACTGAAATGCATTTTCGAATTCTATATCATCATCAATGCAGACAATATATTTCCCTTTCGCTATTGCAATTCCTTCATTTCGTGCCACTGCACCGTAATTTCCATCCAGTTTTTTTATAATTATTTTTTCATTATCTGATAAAAATACGGCCGGACTATTAAGTACCAATATAATCTCGAAATCACAACATTCCTGGATAATGGTTGTACGTATTGTATCATGAATTTCCTCATAAGGCCTATGCGTAACTATTACTACTGAAATATCCATTTGTTATTGTAATGCAATCATTAAATTAATGTTTGCGTTTCATTTCGTTAAAACATCTCATTGTAAGGAGCACAAGATGAGAATCTCATGCAGCCCCACCTGTTAGGCGATTTCTTGAATGAAACATGCGCATCATGGATAAAGAGAAAGTATTTTCTCCACCATCGCTTTCGCTGCTACAGATGCACCTGTGTCCGTAAAGTGAACGCAGTCGGCAAATCGGCCCGAATCTTTTCCCACCACTATATCCAAATCGACGATTGGTACATCATCCTTCTCTCTTAGCTCCCGCACCACTTGATTCCCTTTTCTCTCGATATCAAGCAGGGTTTCCCCGTTCGCCCTTGGATAAAAACGCATCCAGCCAACGATATATTTATCACGGTCTTCTATCGGTATATTCCGAAAACGGTTTGCGTGCGTTGTTACAACAACTTGGGTTCCGTCTTTCTCAACCACTTCAATCAACTCCAGTAAATGTTGACGGAAAAGTTCTACTCGTTCCTCCGGTGCGGTGTGTTCCCATACCCAATCGGCAGGATGCTTGTTTCGTTCCCTTTCGATCAAGTACCGCTTCAATTCGACTTGGAGTCGGTCCGGAAGTCTTTCACGCAACATCTCCCAGGTTTTTATTGGAAGACGTAGATTCCAATCGGATGAAACCGATGCGTTCGCAAAAGATGAATTCGCCGTGACCGATCTCCGGGAACTTGGAGCTTTCACGTCCAGATACATCGAAGGGGATGGATAATAGAGAATCGCGTTGAAATCATATTTCCGAATCCATCGGTCATAGAGATCGATGACGCGTGGAATGCTCATACCCACTGTTGAGAGATTGACGACTTCGAAA is drawn from bacterium and contains these coding sequences:
- a CDS encoding polysaccharide deacetylase family protein; this translates as MLKIKFYYFCKFIGCFHLARWLTRRKLRILCYHGFSICDEHVFWPEVYMDSELFRKRMEYLSQNGYPVLPLEEAIEGLQKGNLTACPTVLTIDDGFYSVMKKALPVLLNLHIPCTVYVTTYYCLKGNPVFRIVVQYMFWKTTETTLSFNGLGVEQTGEICLQDSASKKEAVWKIIDHAENHMDEEQRVLLCQELGKRLAVDYSTIVSTRQFTLMTLEEIREASEAGIDIQLHAHRHRLPVQPELVREEIEQNRKVLEPLTGRMLRHFCYPSGIYSKEHFGPLASVDVSSAVTCEGGLNSTGAETLSLRRFLDGNTISWIEFEAEMSGFTQLLRDGRSWLKQFPLWRKNIIADN
- a CDS encoding glycosyltransferase — its product is MDISVVIVTHRPYEEIHDTIRTTIIQECCDFEIILVLNSPAVFLSDNEKIIIKKLDGNYGAVARNEGIAIAKGKYIVCIDDDIEFENAFQLNYILKYMENNPDVFAASFKVLTPSGGLDHYSWCHPRDRFEYCDKEFETYHISEGAVVFRRKTFDILGEAYFMPLFIGHEGGDLALRMINNGLKIMYFPGVKVIHKKSDIGRPHGRAYYYLTRNGIWVSWKNLPWHYAIYYTLRTLALMFFFSFRSSGLLAYFKGVKDGIFGLPMIFKVRNPINGNAITKLKEISNFKPSFASRLYFHIKEKVQ